From Lasioglossum baleicum chromosome 2, iyLasBale1, whole genome shotgun sequence, a single genomic window includes:
- the LOC143219380 gene encoding LOW QUALITY PROTEIN: uncharacterized protein LOC143219380 (The sequence of the model RefSeq protein was modified relative to this genomic sequence to represent the inferred CDS: inserted 1 base in 1 codon) — MLKSSGPNVLLFKKFQDAWRTMNKLNFVPGIETEYVRETITDNAIQEILKFSIDVLQKEQQRREDYKEFLELIIIFLGGTPPRNIRFRAPGAFHHARWMAKALYCLKIYLFKNQFLLSADEENGIRDICVFLANIYIKAWIRAPIAVEAPRQDFEFLQKLYAYRSTDEKISSIXIKKFCNHLWYLSTEAVALAFFDKTVEKNTKLRMVEALTTEVNESDNIETDESCKKYEITREDFKNYAGKGIEHFISHKTLRFFERFSIPIEFLKKDPDSWEDDEGFKFGLNIVQNLKVVNDTAERGIKLIYDYNQLLSKNEEEKQYILQIISENRKQYPDVSKQSLRNK, encoded by the exons atgttaaaatcttCAGGTCCAAATGTTTTActctttaaaaaatttcagGATGCTTGGAGAACAATGAACAAATTGAATTTCGTACCCGGAATCGAAACCGAATATGTCCGCGAAACTATTACAGATAACGCGATTCAAGAAATCCTTAAATTTTCTATCGATGTATTACAAAAAGAACAGCAGCGAAGAGAAGATTACAAAGAATTTTTGGagctaataattatttttctaggTGGTACTCCACCAAGAAATATAAGATTTCGGGCCCCAGGAGCTTTCCACCATGCTCGTTGGATGGCGAAAGCTttatattgtttaaaaatatatttatttaaaaatcagtTTCTATTGAGCGCCGACGAAGAAAATGGAATTCGCGACATTTGCGTCTTTCTcgctaatatttatataaaagcgTGGATTCGAGCTCCAATAGCAGTGGAAGCTCCACGTCAAGATTTTGAATTTTTACAGAAACTGTATGCATACCGTTCTACTGACGAAAAAATAAGTTcta acattaaaaaattttgtaaccATTTATGGTATTTATCAACAGAAGCGGTAGCCTTAGCATTTTTTGATAAAACCGTGGAGAAGAATACGAAATTACGAATGGTGGAGGCACTTACCACTGAAGTTAACGAATCTGATAATATTGAAACGGACGAATCATgtaagaaatatgaaataactCGTGAAGACTTTAAAAACTATGCTGGTAAAGGaattgaacattttatttccCACAAAACACTACGATTCTTTGAAAGATTTTCAATTCctatagaatttttaaaaaaagatcccgATTCATGGGAAGATGACGAGGGCttcaaatttggactaaatatTGTACAAAACTTAAAAGTTGTTAATGACACTGCTGAGCGCGGTATTAAGCTTATTTATGACTATAACcagttattatcaaaaaatgaagaggagaaacagtatattttacaaattatttccgAAAATAGGAAACAATATCCAGATGTATCAAAACAGTCattacgaaataaataa